The following are from one region of the Pleurodeles waltl isolate 20211129_DDA chromosome 4_1, aPleWal1.hap1.20221129, whole genome shotgun sequence genome:
- the LOC138287314 gene encoding zinc finger protein 79-like encodes MAHQETQSWDVDKYIPDPQTLTKKNISYSFSESFSFSSQLRHHQKTLTGKKTLKSSECVKSISQLPELQRHQQTHRGEKPYKCSECVKSFSRPSLLKQHQRTHTGERPFKCSECVKSFSQLSHLRKHQRTHTGEKPYHCTECGSSYSDSSQLRIHQRTHTGEKPFKCSECMKSFSRLSFLQSHQRTHTGEKPFKCSECLKRFSHLSNLKRHQRSHTGEKPFKCSECGSTFSYASSLEIHQQTHTGEKPFKCSECVKCFSQLSHLQRPQRTDTGVKLLTLL; translated from the coding sequence atggctcatcaggaaacacAGTCTTGGGATGTAGACAAATATATACCCGACCCACAGACACTAACCAAGAAAAACATATCATACTCATTTAGCGAGAGCTTTAGTTTCTCATCTCAATTAAGGCACCATCAGAAAACTctcacaggaaaaaaaacattaaagtccagtgaatgtgtgaagagtatCAGTCAATTACCAGAATTACagagacatcagcaaacacacagagGGGAAAAGCCATACAAGTGCAGTGAATgcgtgaagagctttagtcgacCATCACTCCTAAAACAGCATcaacgaacacacactggggaaagaccattcaagtgcagtgaatgtgtaaaGAGCTTTAGTCAGCTATCACACCTACGaaaacatcagcgaacacacacaggggaaaaaccatatcaTTGCACTGAATGTGGAAGTAGTTATAGTGATTCTTCACAACTCaggattcatcagcgaacacacacaggggaaaagccattcaagtgcagtgaatgcatGAAGAGCTTTAGTCGATTATCATTCCTACAaagtcatcagcgaacacacacaggggaaaagccattcaagtgcagtgaatgtctgAAGCGCTTTAGTCACttatcaaacctaaaaagacatcagcgctcacacacaggggaaaagccattcaagtgcagtgaatgtggcagcACTTTTAGCTATGCTTCATCATTAGAgattcatcagcaaacacacacaggggaaaaaccattcaaatgcagtgaatgtgtgaagtgcTTTAGTCAGTTATCACACCTACAGAGACCTCAGCGCACAGACACTGGGGTAAAACTCCTAACATTGTTGTGA